The nucleotide sequence TCATGTCCAAACCCAGATCAGACATATCCTTCTCCAGAGTCCCTCTTTCCACCTGCATCCACATAGATTAAtacagtcatttatttatttagccagCGGAATATTGTACAGTTTGGTTATTTAACAAGCATAACGTGTGATTGTgacatttaggcattttggAGATTAATTCAAATGcacttttcatgtttttttttcaaacaaataacCAAGGCATAACAactcaatacaaaaaaaacgaaCTGCTATCGATttaacacaaatcaaaataGCAAGGCAAACCTTTTTGGCTGTGCGGGGCAGTCTGGgtccttttgtatttttttctctgGATTCGAGAATCTTCAGTTTACGCTTCTCTCGAATCTGACTGGCCAGTTGTCGAATCTCCTGCATCTCTTCATCCTCACTCTCCTCTTCCTCCGAGTCATACTCCCCGGCCTTCTCGCGCAGTTCCTCTTCCTGTTCCAAGTGTTCCAGCCTCTGAAAACAAGATGGAAAATGAGAGCGAAAAGAatcagaagacattttaaatgtgacatGATGAAGTCTGATGTAGCAATGTTTAATTGCGATTCTCACCTTCATGATCTCTGGATCGATGTAATCGGCGATATTATGTCCCTCCCAGATCTCAGGAATCCTATCCTGCTTTTCATCCGGATTCATCAAATCCCAGTATTCTAATAACACACAGATGGCCTGTCAGACTTGACCGAAGCATGCATATATTTCGAGTACATAAAAGTACGTGTGCGTGTGTCTCGTACTCTGCAAGTCCAACGTGTAGTCATCTCCCAGCTCAATTTCAAGGTCTCTCTCCAGCTTGCGTTTAGGAGCATCTGTCTCCATTGCTTTCCTTCGGATCAGTGCCCCATCTGGAATAAACGGAGGTCTTTCCTACAACACAATCGACAAATTCACATTAAAACCTACATACACATCTGAGATTTGTTATGACATTTGTGACCGTTACTATACCTTATGATCTCTTTTGGATGGCACTGCCAGGTGGAGTCTGTTCAGAACATCATGGACCTTCTTGCCCTTCATCTTTGTGTTCACACGGTGTGCCAACAGCTGATCACAAGcctgtaaataaacacagaagTTGTAATTTCAGTGTGGTTCACCAGAcctttaaaggtatagttcacccaaaaatgaaaatgatgtccaTAATAACTcgctctctagttgttccaaacctgtattacatgtaatttctttgtttggttgaacaaagagaaagatatttggacgaatgcaatgagttcttggaccccattgactaccatacttGAAAAAATTACACtgttagtcaaaagtgtcacagaaatattttcagttctaaattcttcaaaatatcttcgtgttcaacagaacatagaaTTAAAaccagatttagaacaactcgaaggcgagtaaatgatgacagattttttggggggtgatctatccctttaagttttatTGCTTGTTGCACCACAACTGGTTaggacacaatgttaaacactTGGTGAATAAAGCTCAAAGAGTGCGCTAGGAAGGGAAAGTGATAGGCTGCTCTTACCTCAGTCTTCACATTCATCACTCCCTCTTCTGTCAGAGAGCTAGTCTCGATCACTGTGATCCCATCAGCAATGAGGTCCTCAATGATTTTCTATATACACACAGGGACCAGAATTAATGTCATTCAAGAATGATTCCAGATGTTTCTAAATGTGATAGTGCTCACAATTGAATGCCTGGTTGCTTTTAAAACGGTTTTAAATTTCTTGCATATATTACCAATAACAAAAGTATGTAAAACATAATCTCACTCACCTGATTCTCTTCAGATAGTTCGCTGATCTTCCTCACGTCACACTTATTGGCCATCACGATCAGAGGCTGCATAACATGCAAACAATGATCACTGCTGTTTCCTAACATTGGCTCTATTTTATTCAgatgtatttattgtgtgtttgtgtaccttgTTGGCAAACAGCGGTCTTATACTGTTGAACAGTTCTAACTGTTGGGAAAGAGTGTGTCCGCACTGCTCAGACAGATCCATGACGTAGAGCACGGCGGCACGCAGGTGAGCCAGAGCTGTGATGGCCTGCATTTCTATAGTATTCCTTTCTTCCAAAGGATGATCCAGAATTCCAGGAGTGTCAACAACCTACACATACACTGACAGATCAGCAGGAGCCACGACAAGAAAACTATTCCTAAAAGAAACTCTGGTATAAAATGTTCAACGTTTACAAACCCAAtaatatgattttaataaaagataTTCATAATGCAAATCAGACTCACCTGCCAACGCAGGTATTTGTAATCCATGTGACCCACGAATAACGATTTGGTGGTGAAGGCATATGGCTGAACATCCACGTCAGCACGGGTTACCTGCACACAGCCCAATAACACTAAACATTTAAATCCGCACATGTAaacactttgtgtgtgtgtttgtgtaaggtTTAACATAGGGCCGGGCAATAAAACGATATCGATATTTATCGACGGTACATCATTGTcgatatcaatataaaaaaatgtttgatatAGCGCTCCATAATTTCCTTAAAATGTGCGCGCCCGTGACGTCCGAAGATCTTAAACAGCCTATAGGATGTTTTGTTACATGAGCGTGCTACGATTGACAAGCAAACAACCAATAAGATCTAATTTGCCGGGTTGCGTTAGTCTCAGTTTGGTTGCGTCATTGCCATGTTGACATTAGAACACATGCAAGATGAGTGCCGTGCCTGCCGTCAGCATGGAAATTGTGGAAACATCTAAACCGCTGCCACCCTTTGGAATAAACATGTCGCCCATCTACCTCAAGTCAACAAGCAGTCCACGATGGAGAGGTACTCAGTAACAATGCCATATGATAAATCTTAAAAGCCATATAATGACATTACCCATACAATAGCGTACTTCATTGCAAAAGAAATGCTGCCGTTCAGCATGGTGGAGAAGTCAggcttttgtttactgttataAAGGTTTGTTGGTTTTACTTATTACAGATGCTGTTGTTGATCTACCTCAAAGTTTGCCTTGATTGttccatgtttaaattaaattgaagtgaacacattttgtaacattttaagttcaaatttcaattttgtttaaacttttaTCTTTATATAAGTAGAGTAAGacataaagaagatattttgttaaaaacactgttttagatttttaactgcgaaaactaattttatttgctgtatgccttaataatgtgggtcagttaaaatacagtagttAAATACAAACTGTTCTACTTGTcatttttccttaaaaaaaaaaaggtaaataattatcgataTCGAACGATATGAAGCATCATAtcgttgatatattttttagccatatcgcccagccctagtttaacataaacaaaccttGTTGATAAAGCTGGACTTGCCCACATTTGGGTATCCACATAGAAGGAGGGTTCTGGTGTTCGGGTCAATAGTGGGTAAACGGGACAAATGCTGCCGGActgtgagaaaacaaacatttatgtgTCCATATACTTTAAAAGCACATCTGAACAACTGTGTCAGGGTTTATAAGCATACGCACCTTGTTCCAAATACTCCAGgctctgtttctgtctttttaaGATGGTGCACATGCGACCCAGCGCTGCCCGTTTTAGTTGTTTGCAGCGATACAGCGAGTCTCCGTATTTCATCAGGCGCACATAATCTTTAGCAACactacacagacacacatagaACTTAAGTTAAACATCTTTAGATCATTCTTagagacaaaatgtaaatgtataacccCATACTATTGCGGTCACAATGCTTGTGGAttcaaaaaacaattaatacaAAAAGTGCACAACGAGGTAGAGAAACGCGACAGGCTGACTCACTTGTCAATCAGGTTCTTGGCGATGTTGATCTGACCCAAAGCCAGTTTATAATGATCTTTATCATATAAGACATTCATCAGGTCCGCATAGAAGGGATGGATGTCCTGtgaaagaattaaaaacatttttgtgttgaaAATTGAATGATTAAAAAGCATCAGCGTTTCTTTCACTTGTGTTGTGAATTCTGTGGAGGACTTACATCCAGTTTGGGGAAGTCTGTGAGGATCTGAGACAGCCGATCATGGTAGTTCTGCTGGGTAAATTTCACTTTGCGCATATAGAAATGTCTTATTCTGTGAATTTGATAGTGCTTGTGTACGACAGTGGGAGTTTTACGTTGCGTTTTGGATAAAGTCAAATCTATGAAGTCCTGCAGAAaaggaacaaaaacatttgatataatttatgttaaagTTTTACAATATGATATAATGTTTATACAATTTTGGGGATCAAGAATTGTCAACACACTTGTCACAGACATACATAGTATTACCATGCATGTATGTATACCATTTCATTTCCATGGAGAAGACAAAAACCCAAAtggttttcatttctttttttccattatGAACCAGCTATTTACCAgtaaaatgtcatttatgtatttttatgtttgggtcTTATTCCTGTAGGCCTTAATCAACAGTGCCCAACACATACCTATGTGATCattattttccattaaaatTAATACAATTCCAGTTATAACCATAACatccattagaatttctgtgaagGTTTCTATGTTATTACATTCGTTTTTTTTCATAAGTTTTACACTATCGCAGAATGTTGTCGGTAATTAAACACAGAAAGTTAAAGGCTCAACACCGAATGCACGTGTACGACACACAAACTGTCAGTGTGCGTAATTTACGAAACCTCGAGCGACATCGTTTCTAACATTTAATCACACATAACGTTACGTGAACCAAAAGGCAAGGTAAACTTCCTACCTTAGCGGTGGGAACCACCATAATCTTTTTAAAGTTGTAGAGAGCCATGATTACGGCACACGAGACTGCTCAACAGAGCACGCGAAAGGACCGGAATACGCTGTAGCGGACGCGTGTAAAGACGAGAAGCCCACGCGGCAACGCACTGGCGCGATCACAGCGCCGCCTAGTGGAGGGCGGGACCAGGGCgcttaattattcatttaaatgtatgcatttggctgacgcttttgtccaaagcgacttacattgtattatcatatacatctatatatacgtatttgcaatcccctgggatcgaacccataacatcgtgttgttaacgcaatgctcttaccgctgagctacaggaaagctattcaGTGTCCTTAAACATATTTGAACATGGAATTATTTAATTAGATCTATGGAAGTATGCAAGtatcaaagataaaaaaagtttctgccaaaggttttcaccatactgaCAGATGTAAGTTTTGGGGGGTTTAAATAGTCACTCATAGTCtcttaaacttttttaaattgtgtttttaaagcattgctTTTCATAGTCAGGCAAGTGAATTATCACATAACGGTAagtgttttaagaacatttttgggtaacactttataataactgcacgctatgaatcattagttaagcatcagtaaatagttaattaatcatttatgaagcattggccccacattaatagacattagtaagcagtttataaatacagctataaatgctttgttcttgatttataagcatgtatataatatgcttaataatcaaatgttcatactttattaaggatgaattcatcagttctaaattaaggataatattacttacaaaccagttagttaggagttgtcagtggttcatgagatcatttagaaagtgtaagtaaatgattaataaactctttgaatgtacatttatacatcttattattctgacatatagtaacagttacttaatttgttaattaatgcttttttatcacacattcctgctgtaattcatggttaattaaggtagttataaaacatttacaagttgtcagttaactatttttgtgaactcatctaaagtgaggactatgtatcccctgtaaagcatttacaaatgagagttaaaggctcagttatcttctaaacagaaataggaaaaacacaacacagagggattcagaacatagaaatatgtatttcaagatgcaaaagaaattaaactgtacaactgtacatatcaatgaatataaaacgatttaatacaaaataaaaaataaacctctgcaaaattaaaattgaacaaccgaacatataaattaacattaaatgaattgatattaaatgaaaaataaagttctgaaaaaaattaattcctgcacacctccagaaaagatataactgtgaagtgatatgcaactctcatttgtaaatgctttacaaggcatacatagtcctcactttagatgagctcacaaaaaatagttatctaacaactagtaaatgttttataactaccttaaataatcatgaattacagcaggaatgtgtgttaaaaaagcatttattaacaaattaagtaactgttactatatgtcagaataataaaatgtataaatgtacattcaaagactttattaatcatttacttacactttctaaatgatctcatgaaccagtGACAattcctaactaactggtttgtaagtaaagtaatccttaatttagaaatgatgaattcatccttaataaagtatgaaaatttgattattaagcatattatatacatgcttataaatcaagaacaaagcatttatagctgtatttataaactgcttactaatgtctattaatgtggggccaatgcttcataaatgattaatcaactatgtactgatgcttaactaatgattcatagcgtgcagttattataaagtgttacccatttttgtgttatgcaggGGTTGAAAACCAGCATGATAACTAGATATAAAATCAAGAGGTGTCTACTAAAAAAACGACAAAGCAATTTTCAAGCAAAAAAGTGTTCAGGATTTGAAAAAGATACAATACACCACACaaagaacaattttatttaaacatttttattgacacaaatcctttatttatatatgtacatGTAAACCAAAACAGTTAGTAAATCATTTCTCCAGGTTTGCTATTGATAACCAAACCCGGGCACaccttcaaataaataattgtattcaatGCATCATTTGTTCACAAACAGAGCACAATAACAAAAGAATGGCTGGGAATAAAGGAGaggaaaaaacatttcatcatcTTTAGTAAAGTAAATGTCTAGATTATGCTCTGTTTCTATTGGAGTCATGTCATGATCAACTGGTTTCTGTTTAAAGCTGGTCTAGACAGTTATCAAATGTTGTATAATAACCCTGTTATTTTGAACAGCACTAATACTTGATAGCTGAAGATGTAAGTGTGAAAGTTTTAGAAATTTGACGAGATGATGTTTCGCTGATATGCGATGCATGTTTTGTGTACATGTAATTTACACAGATGACGGTTGACCACCAAAATCAGATGCAATCAAGACCAAGGGAAGGTGACATGAATACTGATATGATGCACAAAAGTCAAACGGTAAGACAATAAGGacacaaagaaatatagaaatgtcAGACACTCAAGCCAAAAGGCTGAAAAATAAGTGGcataaatcagaaaaaaagagcaaaaatcTGGTACAAGGTTTCGTCTCTCATCCCACATCCCCCCCCCCCGTAAGTTTCTAACTACTACGTTAATATGGTTGCTATGGGAGGAGTTTGCAGTGTGGGAGGGCTACTATGATTTAGGCGGAGATAGTGATATgggaaaaaaaaatcacagtttgGGGAGCGTTAACATGTCAGGTGAAGATTTTAGAGTTGGCAAGGGCTTTTATAATGGTGAAGCAAGTGCTGTGGTAGGAGTTTGCCGTTTTGGTGGAGATAATATTACTGGGTGGAGTCAGCGCTGTAAGAAAGGTATGTAGGGAAGGTGGAGCTAATATGTTGGATGGTGCAATGGGAGGAGTTTGCATAGTAAATCTGCAGTCTCGTTCCCTTTCGCTGTTTTCAAAAATGAGATGAGCAAGTAACTATAATTATATGCTAGGATGTGCGCGACCTACATGACACGTACAGGACATGGAGATATGATGAGAGGTATTTGTCCTGCTGAGGTATTCTGTCTAAAAAGGTTTTAGAACTACTTAGTGTTTTACAAATTTACTGTTTTGAGATCTACTTgaagtgtctgtgtgtttaaaaaaaggcaCCAGCAATGGCTATAAGCAATGTGGTGTGAGCACCTTCACACACGGCCTTCAGATTTGTATGATGCATGCATGTGTACTGGTGTGTGGTTCCACTCCTCTCAGACTCCCACTTTCTCAAGAGACCGTATTGGTGGAGTTATTGCTTTCAGGCCATTGCCAGGGCAACTGTTACCACGGCTAAGGGAGTGCCCATTTGGCATTGCAGCGTGGGTGTGTTCAGGCAGGCGGGGCAGGAAGACAGGACAAGAGCGTGTGCGGGCGTGGCCTTTGTGACCTCCGGCGTGGCAGATGAGGTGGCTCACCGTGTCCAGCGGCGAAAGAGTGTGTGGATGCGTCGTCGTCTGCTCCTCGCGACGCTTCAGCGAATACCAGGTTAGGAAGATGAAGAGGAAGCCCAGGAACTTCAGGCTCGCTGCCAGACCGAAGTAAACAAATCGAAGGGATGTGACATCGTACTCCCAGCAGGATCCATGGAAACCGCAGTCTTGCTGCCACAACATACATGTGGTGTCAATCACAGCTCCAAAATAAATCGGAGTGGGGATGTAAGCTGAAGAGAGGCAGAGACAACAACatattgaaaattattttattagaattatcattattataaattagAAACTTATTATTAGATTCTGTCAAATCCAGAAGGTCTTACCGAGAGTCCTGAGAAGAACAAACTGCATTCCTAGAGCAAATGGCCTGTCCTCCTCATCCACCGACCTGCTcgaagagagagaatgaattagaaagaaaaaaagagcgagagagaacaTATAAAGAGACGGACCTGAGCGTAACGATGATGACGGACGGCTGCCCACAGGCAGTTATGAGAGTGACgatgaagaggaagatgaggaaGGTTAAGAGCGTTCCACAAGTGCGTTCGCACTTTCCCGCCAGCGCGTAACCGTTCTCGTTCAGGTACGTCTTCACGATCACCACCTGCAGCTCGTGGTTTCCGCCCGACGGAGTTATGACCTGTCTGCTCTGAACGCACGCACAGTCGGAATAGTTTCTGATCTGAGTGGGAGAAAGACACTTGTTTTTAGACccatatgaaataaacaaattcagTGCAAATTCATTCTGATCTCAGGACAGCCAAACGCATGATGGGAAACAACTTCAAAGCTGAAGTCACAGTTCAACTTTCACCGGCTTGTGTTagtttaaattttaatattaatttattaatgtcaCTCTCACTGATAGTGACatataatatatcatatttcTGACAAACTTtatgctgctagaccttagtgctgcatttgacaccattgaccacagcatactcctacacagactcgaaaagtacgttggcattaatggaatagcattgaaatgatttaagtcttatttatctgaccgttttcaatttgtagcaataaacaatgatgtgtcccgcaaatcgcaagtccagtacggtgtaccacagggctcagtcttagggcctctgctcttcgcattatatatgctacccTTAGGAGATATATTCAAGCGACACGGAATTgactttcactgttatgctgatgatactcaactttatatttcctcgaagcctcatgaaaacCAGCAGTTCcttcgaataaaggaatgcatagttgatttaaaaaactggatgagtaacaattttttactactgaactcggacaaaacagaagtgttacttactggaccaaaaaccgccatacgtaacaaccaagaatactgcttaactattgacggatgctctataaaatcctcgtcgtcagctaataatcttggcgttgtattcgatagtaatctgtcatttgagagccatgtggccaacacctgtaaaattgcatttgtccattttaagaatatatctaaactatatcatatgctgtcactgtcagatgcagagaaattaatgcatgcattcatgacatcaagactaaattactgtaatgcacttttaggtggttgccctgcaggcctattacaaaatcTGCAGCTGGTTCAATACGTGGCccctcgagttcttacacgtacaaaaaagtatgagcatataaccccggttctgtcaaccttgcactggttacatataaagcatcgcattaactttaagatcttgcttattacctataaagccctacatggtctagcgccgcagtatttgaatgaacttctattgttttacaatcctccacgtgcaatacgctctcaggcgtcctgttaGTTGGttatacctagaatttcaaaatcaagtgcaggtggtagatccttttcttatctagcgtctaatttttggaatattcttccctgcaatgtccgggaggcagacacactctgtcagtttaaatctagactaaagacgcatctttttaatcttgcgtacactacacttccataatattaatcctcataggatttaggctgcattatttagttcaacggaaccaggaacacatccaacaacaaatgatgtacttgttgcatcaaagagtgcagaacagtactctactctcagccagtctagtctctttgttccaaggttaccgcaggatgcagttcatgcccagacctaatgcagagctgagaatgggaagcggtgacctgacaagagctgagatgatagagctggataaaggatttttatttagccttgttgtgcaagcactgttgagcttgtgcagaggcagcagcttttgccagaggggaactggaatccccttgttgggcctgggttctcctgagttttttttttctcaattggagttttgggttcctcgccaccgtttgcacaTTGTTTtagcactatttgcctggccgggggggctgcgttagaatttagaagttagacataattaatattgcatataagaatttatagtccgtttaatatttgacctgtggttctctctgctttatttcaaatgtgtgctttcactgtgcgtgtgtgtttgtgtgtgtgcgtctatgtcaatgtgtgtaagtaagtttgtatgcatattgtgtgtgtggagcatttgtatgtctgtcttttgttgatttcacctttttcttgtttttacaggtatatttctttagttgtttttcttgtattaaatgtgtctcatgtacagctgctttgtaacaatgaaaattgtaaaaagcgctatataaataaagttgagttgacaTAGAAAATGGATGTGCACtggattacttttattttttacatttattaatatttatgtaaacgAAGACGCAGTATTTCAAATCTACCCATTTCATCTGCAACAAGGCATGTAAATTTGATATCTGCTCAATTTGATCctacaaaacacagaaatgacaTACGTGAatgattaatattttacatgtgACTGAAAACAAGATGCAAACTTGCGGCACAACAATTTCTTGTGCTGTTTTTTAACTGTCAGTCtgttttcacagaaatgaatcGTAATGTTTTGCAccacagttatatttttaaaacagtacGTGTCGAattgtaaaaagaaataaactaaacttaTTATTTACCTATGTTTTACTTCAAGGTTTTAAAAGTTCTGCAGTGGGCAGTGTAAACGTAAAATGACTCACTCCTGAGGTATAGTTGGC is from Triplophysa dalaica isolate WHDGS20190420 chromosome 3, ASM1584641v1, whole genome shotgun sequence and encodes:
- the gtpbp4 gene encoding nucleolar GTP-binding protein 1 encodes the protein MALYNFKKIMVVPTAKDFIDLTLSKTQRKTPTVVHKHYQIHRIRHFYMRKVKFTQQNYHDRLSQILTDFPKLDDIHPFYADLMNVLYDKDHYKLALGQINIAKNLIDNVAKDYVRLMKYGDSLYRCKQLKRAALGRMCTILKRQKQSLEYLEQVRQHLSRLPTIDPNTRTLLLCGYPNVGKSSFINKVTRADVDVQPYAFTTKSLFVGHMDYKYLRWQVVDTPGILDHPLEERNTIEMQAITALAHLRAAVLYVMDLSEQCGHTLSQQLELFNSIRPLFANKPLIVMANKCDVRKISELSEENQKIIEDLIADGITVIETSSLTEEGVMNVKTEACDQLLAHRVNTKMKGKKVHDVLNRLHLAVPSKRDHKERPPFIPDGALIRRKAMETDAPKRKLERDLEIELGDDYTLDLQKYWDLMNPDEKQDRIPEIWEGHNIADYIDPEIMKRLEHLEQEEELREKAGEYDSEEEESEDEEMQEIRQLASQIREKRKLKILESREKNTKGPRLPRTAKKVERGTLEKDMSDLGLDMTDKDDSHYAQRSRSLVRKRKRELSAPPTSRTRSQSASRPPRDQSGVRDAKMLKKAKVLMKGSQKEMNRQGKKGESDRHVFDLKPKHLFSGKRKSGSTSRR